Proteins encoded together in one Cellulomonas gilvus ATCC 13127 window:
- a CDS encoding MetQ/NlpA family ABC transporter substrate-binding protein, with amino-acid sequence MSDQAPVLPPRPTRSRRGLVAAVVVAVLVVAGGVAWFVTRDSSSDSPAAGPSGSAAPTVVKLGTTDIAQPHWEILKDLAAKEGIDLELVGFSEYTQPNPALADGEIDLNAFQHVLYLADHNNNTGDDLQPIGSTLIVPLPLYSEKHDTVEEFTKGEQVAIPNDSTNQARALFVLEAAGLVTFTGDPGVPTPDDVDTAASTVVVRPVEASQTAGLIGDPDIAGVVVNNNFATDAGFDLDGYVYADDPESVGAQPYINVIAARPEDVDNPVYQRIVELYHDPAVLESVVESSGGTAVIVEGYDTARLQEILATTQENLTAAG; translated from the coding sequence ATGTCCGATCAGGCACCCGTCCTCCCCCCGCGGCCCACCCGGTCCCGGCGTGGCCTCGTCGCGGCCGTCGTCGTCGCCGTCCTCGTGGTCGCCGGTGGCGTCGCGTGGTTCGTCACGCGCGACTCGTCGTCCGACTCCCCCGCCGCCGGCCCGTCCGGCAGCGCCGCACCCACGGTCGTGAAGCTCGGCACCACCGACATCGCGCAGCCCCACTGGGAGATCCTCAAGGACCTCGCCGCGAAGGAGGGCATCGACCTCGAGCTGGTGGGCTTCTCCGAGTACACGCAGCCGAACCCCGCGCTCGCCGACGGCGAGATCGACCTCAACGCGTTCCAGCACGTGCTGTACCTGGCCGACCACAACAACAACACGGGCGACGACCTGCAGCCGATCGGCTCGACGCTGATCGTCCCTCTGCCGCTGTACTCCGAGAAGCACGACACGGTCGAGGAGTTCACCAAGGGCGAGCAGGTGGCGATCCCCAACGACTCGACCAACCAGGCCCGCGCGCTGTTCGTGCTCGAGGCCGCAGGGCTGGTGACGTTCACCGGCGACCCCGGCGTGCCCACGCCCGACGACGTCGACACCGCGGCCTCGACGGTCGTCGTGCGGCCCGTCGAGGCGTCGCAGACCGCGGGGCTCATCGGTGACCCGGACATCGCGGGCGTCGTCGTCAACAACAACTTCGCGACGGACGCGGGCTTCGACCTGGACGGCTACGTGTACGCCGACGACCCCGAGTCGGTGGGCGCGCAGCCGTACATCAACGTGATCGCGGCCCGGCCCGAGGACGTCGACAACCCCGTCTACCAGCGGATCGTCGAGCTGTACCACGACCCGGCCGTGCTCGAGTCCGTCGTCGAGTCCTCGGGCGGCACGGCGGTGATCGTGGAGGGCTACGACACCGCGCGGCTGCAGGAGATCCTGGCGACCACGCAGGAGAACCTCACGGCCGCCGGCTGA
- a CDS encoding methionine ABC transporter permease yields MSAALLPAAGFEWDLHGPKLVESLGQTLYMVGATLLIGGALGLVLGLALYTTRRGGLLAHRGVFFALNLVVNVFRPIPFLILLMIIAPVTVTLLGTRLGSSAMVVAMSFAATFGVSRIVEQNLVAIDPGVIEAARATGASRWRIITTLVVPEALGPLILGYTFVFVAVVDMSALASIIDGGGLGAFALDYGYKRWNFAVVWITVVVIIVLVQVAQALGNRLSRRYLRR; encoded by the coding sequence ATGAGCGCCGCACTGCTGCCCGCCGCGGGGTTCGAGTGGGACCTGCACGGCCCCAAGCTGGTCGAGTCGCTCGGCCAGACGCTGTACATGGTGGGCGCCACGCTGCTGATCGGCGGCGCCCTCGGGCTCGTGCTGGGCCTCGCGCTCTACACCACGCGGCGGGGCGGGCTGCTGGCCCACCGCGGCGTCTTCTTCGCGCTCAACCTCGTGGTCAACGTCTTCCGGCCCATCCCGTTCCTCATCCTGCTGATGATCATCGCGCCCGTGACCGTCACCCTCCTGGGCACCCGGCTCGGGAGCTCGGCCATGGTCGTGGCGATGTCGTTCGCCGCGACGTTCGGCGTGTCACGCATCGTCGAGCAGAACCTCGTCGCGATCGACCCGGGCGTGATCGAGGCGGCCCGCGCCACGGGTGCCAGCCGGTGGCGGATCATCACGACGCTCGTCGTCCCCGAGGCCCTCGGGCCGCTGATCCTGGGCTACACGTTCGTGTTCGTCGCCGTGGTCGACATGTCCGCGCTCGCGAGCATCATCGACGGCGGCGGGCTGGGCGCGTTCGCGCTCGACTACGGGTACAAGCGGTGGAACTTCGCGGTCGTGTGGATCACGGTCGTGGTGATCATCGTGCTGGTGCAGGTCGCGCAGGCGCTCGGCAACCGGCTCTCGCGCAGGTACCTGCGCCGCTGA
- a CDS encoding acyl carrier protein — protein sequence MAYSEQEILAGLAKIVSEETGLPADAVQAEKSFTDDLDIDSLSMMTIVTLAEEKFDVRIPDDEVKNLATVGDAVSFITNAQA from the coding sequence ATGGCGTACAGCGAGCAGGAGATCCTGGCCGGCCTGGCCAAGATCGTCAGCGAGGAGACCGGCCTGCCGGCCGACGCGGTCCAGGCCGAGAAGTCGTTCACCGACGACCTCGACATCGACTCGCTCTCCATGATGACGATCGTCACGCTCGCCGAGGAGAAGTTCGACGTCCGCATCCCCGACGACGAGGTCAAGAACCTCGCGACCGTCGGCGACGCGGTGAGCTTCATCACCAACGCGCAGGCCTGA
- a CDS encoding ATP-binding cassette domain-containing protein: MSESNPTNAATAPVPVRTGTGTPPRTDAVTARGLALHGARGLVYGPVDLTLPAGALTVIQGPQGAGRSSLLLTLAGRMVPDASSELRVLGHRLPAERRAVQRAAAIAGFAGIDELDDGVTVGDTVRERLSWLAPWYRRVPRVDQRTFRELALPVFGERPLPRVESVVWDLDEVDAMLLRLTLALAQRPRLLVVDDVDQVRDTMRRSTVWSRLEAVAATGTTVIASVSSLDEVARTRWARQPHQVTLATGPHAVPAPDAA, encoded by the coding sequence ATGTCCGAGTCGAACCCGACCAACGCCGCCACCGCCCCCGTACCGGTGCGCACCGGGACCGGGACGCCGCCGCGCACCGACGCCGTGACCGCACGGGGCCTCGCGCTGCACGGCGCACGCGGGCTCGTCTACGGCCCCGTGGACCTCACCCTGCCCGCCGGAGCGCTCACCGTCATCCAGGGCCCGCAGGGCGCCGGCCGCTCGAGCCTGCTGCTGACGCTCGCGGGACGGATGGTGCCCGACGCGTCGAGCGAGCTGCGCGTGCTCGGCCACCGCCTGCCCGCCGAGCGCCGGGCCGTGCAGCGCGCGGCCGCCATCGCGGGTTTCGCGGGGATCGACGAGCTCGACGACGGCGTGACCGTGGGCGACACGGTCCGCGAGCGCCTGTCGTGGCTCGCACCCTGGTACCGCCGCGTGCCGCGGGTCGACCAGCGCACGTTCCGGGAGCTCGCGCTCCCGGTGTTCGGCGAACGGCCGCTGCCGCGCGTCGAGAGCGTGGTGTGGGACCTCGACGAGGTCGACGCGATGCTGCTGCGCCTCACGCTCGCGCTCGCGCAGCGCCCGCGCCTGCTCGTCGTCGACGACGTGGACCAGGTCCGCGACACGATGCGCCGCTCGACGGTCTGGTCGCGCCTCGAGGCGGTCGCCGCCACGGGCACCACCGTGATCGCGTCGGTCTCCTCGCTCGACGAGGTCGCACGCACACGCTGGGCGCGTCAGCCCCACCAGGTCACCCTCGCCACCGGCCCGCACGCCGTCCCCGCGCCCGACGCGGCCTGA
- a CDS encoding PucR family transcriptional regulator, which translates to MPPTPDATVPPGVPPQAPPTGDPAAGDPLDRAAGPVRARRAPARTSSAAAAGPGVGGTPETQRRVREGAGLLAAAAMRRLDEDLAWYRALPAEDRSWVGLVAQAGISAFIAWYADASRPPHGVGDIFASAPTELTRSISLQHTLHLVRVVVDVVESHADRLAAPGDERELREAVLLYSREVAFSAAEVYARAAEVRGAWDARLEALVVDALVRGDVDDSVRSRVAALGWSGAGSTLVLVGTTAAPIDEVRAADLRRATRRAADDALVGIQGDRLVIFLGGRGDLRAAVTALLPRFGPGPVVVGPVVQDLAECARSARAALAGLQAAAAWPQAPRPVQADDLLPERVLVGDPTARRTLISHAYEPLAASQGALLETVSAYLGTGRSLEAAARSLYVHPNTVRYRLKRVADVTGWDPLDARESYVLQTALAVGRLDARPEPQTSERTRL; encoded by the coding sequence ATGCCCCCGACGCCCGACGCGACCGTCCCGCCCGGCGTGCCGCCGCAGGCGCCCCCAACCGGCGACCCGGCCGCGGGCGACCCGCTCGACCGCGCCGCGGGGCCCGTCCGCGCACGGCGCGCGCCCGCGCGCACCTCGTCGGCCGCGGCCGCCGGCCCCGGCGTGGGCGGCACCCCGGAGACGCAGCGGCGCGTCCGCGAGGGTGCGGGCCTGCTGGCCGCGGCCGCGATGCGTCGCCTCGACGAGGACCTCGCGTGGTACCGGGCGCTGCCCGCCGAGGACCGCTCGTGGGTGGGACTCGTGGCCCAGGCCGGCATCAGCGCGTTCATCGCCTGGTACGCCGACGCGTCGCGTCCGCCGCACGGCGTGGGTGACATCTTCGCGAGCGCACCCACCGAGCTCACGCGCTCGATCTCGCTGCAGCACACGCTGCACCTGGTGCGCGTCGTCGTGGACGTCGTCGAGTCGCACGCCGACCGGCTCGCCGCCCCGGGTGACGAGCGCGAGCTGCGCGAGGCGGTGCTGCTGTACTCGCGCGAGGTCGCGTTCTCCGCGGCCGAGGTCTACGCACGCGCCGCCGAGGTGCGCGGCGCGTGGGACGCGCGGCTGGAGGCGCTCGTGGTCGACGCGCTGGTCCGCGGCGACGTCGACGACTCGGTGCGCTCCCGCGTCGCCGCGCTGGGCTGGAGCGGCGCGGGTTCCACGCTCGTGCTGGTCGGGACGACGGCGGCCCCGATCGACGAGGTGCGCGCGGCCGACCTGCGCCGTGCGACGCGCCGCGCCGCCGACGACGCGCTCGTGGGGATCCAGGGCGACCGGCTGGTGATCTTCCTGGGCGGCCGGGGCGACCTGCGCGCCGCGGTGACCGCGCTGCTGCCCCGGTTCGGGCCCGGCCCCGTCGTCGTGGGGCCCGTGGTGCAGGACCTCGCCGAGTGCGCGCGTTCGGCGCGTGCCGCGCTCGCCGGCCTGCAGGCCGCGGCCGCATGGCCGCAGGCGCCCCGGCCCGTGCAGGCCGACGACCTGCTGCCCGAACGTGTGCTGGTCGGCGACCCCACCGCGCGGCGGACCCTGATCTCGCACGCGTACGAGCCGCTCGCGGCGAGCCAGGGCGCGCTGCTCGAGACCGTCTCGGCCTACCTCGGCACGGGCCGGTCGCTCGAGGCCGCGGCACGGTCGCTGTACGTGCACCCGAACACCGTGCGCTACCGCCTCAAGCGCGTCGCGGACGTGACGGGCTGGGACCCGCTCGACGCGCGCGAGTCGTACGTGCTGCAGACCGCGCTCGCGGTCGGCCGCCTCGACGCACGCCCCGAGCCGCAGACGTCCGAGCGCACGCGTTTGTAG
- a CDS encoding methionine ABC transporter ATP-binding protein, translating to MSPIIELDAVTKVFESPSGPVRAVDGIDLTIERGEVFGVIGYSGAGKSTLVRLINGLERTTSGRLVVDGDDVTRLSERQLELKRRHIGMIFQQFNLFSSRTVAGNVGFPLKVSGWPKADRDRRIAELLDFVGLLDRAHDHPSQLSGGQKQRVGIARALAAQPSILLADECTSALDPETTQDVLRLLRKVNAELGVTIVVITHELDVVRSIADRVAVLEDGKVAELGSVFDVFTRPKAEVTRRFVGTVLHDRPRTADLARLRRTHDGRIVTADVLDGSRVGAVLGSAGELGVTFEIVYGGIGTLQDRSFGSLTLALDGEPADVDRLVGRLREVTTVEEAR from the coding sequence ATGTCCCCCATCATCGAGCTCGACGCCGTCACCAAGGTGTTCGAGTCACCGTCCGGCCCCGTGCGCGCGGTCGACGGCATCGACCTCACCATCGAGCGCGGTGAGGTCTTCGGCGTGATCGGCTACTCCGGTGCGGGCAAGAGCACGCTGGTGCGGCTCATCAACGGCCTCGAGCGCACCACGTCGGGCAGGCTCGTGGTGGACGGCGACGACGTCACCCGGCTCTCGGAACGGCAGCTCGAGCTCAAGCGCCGGCACATCGGCATGATCTTCCAGCAGTTCAACCTGTTCTCGTCGCGCACCGTCGCCGGGAACGTGGGCTTCCCGCTCAAGGTCTCCGGCTGGCCCAAGGCCGACCGTGACCGGCGCATCGCCGAGCTGCTCGACTTCGTCGGTCTGCTCGACCGAGCGCACGACCACCCGAGCCAGCTCTCGGGCGGCCAGAAGCAGCGCGTGGGCATCGCGCGCGCGCTCGCCGCGCAGCCCTCGATCCTGCTCGCGGACGAGTGCACCAGCGCGCTCGACCCCGAGACCACCCAGGACGTCCTGCGGCTGCTGCGCAAGGTCAACGCCGAGCTGGGCGTCACGATCGTGGTGATCACGCACGAGCTCGACGTGGTCCGCTCGATCGCGGACCGTGTCGCGGTGCTGGAGGACGGCAAGGTCGCCGAGCTCGGCTCGGTGTTCGACGTCTTCACGCGTCCGAAGGCCGAGGTGACCCGCCGGTTCGTCGGGACCGTGCTGCACGACCGACCGCGCACCGCCGACCTCGCGCGGCTGCGGCGGACGCACGACGGCCGGATCGTCACGGCCGACGTGCTCGACGGCAGCCGCGTCGGTGCCGTGCTGGGCTCGGCGGGCGAGCTCGGCGTGACGTTCGAGATCGTCTACGGCGGCATCGGCACGCTGCAGGACCGGTCGTTCGGGTCGCTCACGCTCGCGCTCGACGGCGAGCCGGCGGACGTCGACCGCCTGGTCGGTCGGCTGCGCGAGGTCACCACCGTCGAGGAGGCACGATGA
- the def gene encoding peptide deformylase — protein MAMREIRTVGDPVLRTPCDPITTIDDRVRSLVEDLLETVDHDGRAGLAANQIGVGLRAFSWNIDDEIGYVLNPKIVELSQDEYQDGDEGCLSVPGLWYPTHRAWYARVVGTDLDGKEVVVEGTELMARCLQHEVDHLDGLLYLDRLERSVRKKAMRAIREQI, from the coding sequence ATGGCGATGCGAGAGATCCGGACCGTCGGCGACCCCGTGCTGCGCACCCCGTGCGACCCGATCACCACGATCGACGACCGCGTGCGCTCGCTCGTCGAGGACCTGCTCGAGACCGTCGACCACGACGGCCGCGCCGGGCTCGCCGCGAACCAGATCGGCGTGGGCCTGCGCGCGTTCTCGTGGAACATCGACGACGAGATCGGCTACGTCCTCAACCCGAAGATCGTCGAGCTGTCGCAGGACGAGTACCAGGACGGTGACGAGGGCTGCCTGTCCGTGCCCGGCCTGTGGTACCCCACGCACCGCGCCTGGTACGCACGCGTCGTCGGGACGGACCTGGACGGCAAGGAGGTCGTCGTCGAGGGGACCGAGCTCATGGCGCGCTGCCTCCAGCACGAGGTGGACCACCTCGACGGCCTGCTCTACCTGGACCGCCTCGAGCGGTCCGTGCGCAAGAAGGCGATGCGCGCGATCCGCGAGCAGATCTGA
- a CDS encoding beta-ketoacyl-ACP synthase III has translation MTRPTLTQATGPAHTRILGIGGVRGKNLVTNDDVAGPIDSSDEWIRQRTGIVTRARAGAETDVLDLAEAAALRALEHAGLTGADIDAVILSTVTYFHQTPAGAAIIADRIGATPAAAFDISAACAGYCYGIGQADALVRAGSARHVLVIGAEKMSDFVDPTDRSISFLLGDGAGAVVVGPSDTPGIGPTIWGSDGAQAQAIRQTHSWKDTQTGAGWPTLRQEGQSVFKWAVWQMAPVAQKALDAAGVTAADLDAFIPHQANMRIIDQMIKQLGLPADVVVARDIADTGNTSAASIPLATERLLREGQISSGALALQIGFGAGLVYGAQVVVLP, from the coding sequence GTGACCCGTCCCACCCTCACGCAGGCCACCGGACCCGCCCACACCCGCATCCTCGGCATCGGCGGGGTGCGCGGCAAGAACCTGGTCACGAACGACGACGTCGCGGGCCCGATCGACTCGTCCGACGAGTGGATCCGCCAGCGCACCGGCATCGTCACGCGAGCCCGCGCGGGCGCCGAGACCGACGTGCTGGACCTCGCCGAGGCGGCCGCGCTGCGCGCGCTCGAGCACGCCGGGCTGACGGGCGCCGACATCGACGCGGTGATCCTGTCCACGGTCACGTACTTCCACCAGACGCCCGCGGGCGCGGCGATCATCGCCGACCGCATCGGCGCGACGCCGGCTGCGGCGTTCGACATCTCCGCGGCGTGCGCGGGCTACTGCTACGGCATCGGCCAGGCCGATGCGCTCGTGCGGGCCGGCAGCGCGCGTCACGTGCTGGTCATCGGCGCCGAGAAGATGAGCGACTTCGTCGACCCGACGGACCGTTCGATCTCCTTCCTGCTCGGTGACGGGGCCGGCGCGGTCGTCGTCGGACCGTCGGACACGCCCGGCATCGGCCCGACGATCTGGGGCTCGGACGGCGCGCAGGCGCAGGCGATCCGGCAGACGCACTCGTGGAAGGACACGCAGACCGGCGCGGGCTGGCCGACGCTGCGGCAGGAGGGCCAGTCCGTCTTCAAGTGGGCCGTGTGGCAGATGGCCCCGGTCGCGCAGAAGGCGCTCGACGCCGCGGGCGTGACGGCCGCGGACCTCGACGCGTTCATCCCGCACCAGGCGAACATGCGGATCATCGACCAGATGATCAAGCAGCTGGGCCTGCCCGCGGACGTCGTCGTCGCCCGCGACATCGCAGACACCGGGAACACGTCCGCCGCCTCGATCCCGCTCGCGACCGAGCGTCTGCTGCGTGAGGGCCAGATCTCCTCGGGCGCGCTCGCGCTGCAGATCGGCTTCGGCGCAGGGCTCGTGTACGGCGCGCAGGTGGTCGTGCTGCCCTGA
- the fabF gene encoding beta-ketoacyl-ACP synthase II has protein sequence MSRTTDVVVTGLGATTPLGGDVRSTWAAALAGESGARPFEHDWSERYGIPVEFAATIKVKPEDVLERPELKRMDPSAQYAMIAAREAWSDAGSPEVDGERLGAVVSSGIGGIWTTLDGWDLLQEKGARRVLPMTVPMLMPNSPVAYVSLEFGAKAGAHALVSACASGAEAIGYAVDMIRAGRADVVIAGGTEATIHPMPIAAFAASRTLSLRNDDPQGASRPYDVDRDGFVIGEGAGVVVLESAEHAAARGARVYARIAGVGLSADGYHITSPEPSGDGQIRAMRAALAESGVAASDVVHVNAHATSTVVGDLIEARSVRGVLGDDSDHVALSATKSMTGHLLGGAGALETIFTVLALHERQAPPTINVAQPDPELVLDLVRDTPRALPAGDVAAINNSFGFGGHNVALVVTSA, from the coding sequence ATGAGCCGCACGACCGACGTCGTCGTCACCGGACTGGGCGCCACCACGCCCCTGGGTGGCGACGTGAGGAGCACGTGGGCCGCCGCGCTCGCCGGCGAGTCCGGGGCCCGGCCCTTCGAGCACGACTGGTCGGAGCGCTACGGCATCCCCGTCGAGTTCGCCGCGACGATCAAGGTCAAGCCCGAGGACGTCCTCGAGCGTCCCGAGCTCAAGCGCATGGACCCCTCCGCGCAGTACGCGATGATCGCGGCGCGTGAGGCGTGGTCCGACGCGGGCTCGCCGGAGGTCGACGGCGAGCGGCTCGGCGCCGTCGTGTCGTCGGGCATCGGCGGCATCTGGACCACGCTCGACGGCTGGGACCTGCTGCAGGAGAAGGGCGCCCGGCGCGTGCTGCCGATGACGGTGCCCATGCTCATGCCGAACTCCCCCGTCGCCTACGTCTCGCTCGAGTTCGGCGCGAAGGCCGGCGCGCACGCGCTGGTCTCGGCGTGCGCCTCCGGCGCCGAGGCGATCGGCTACGCGGTCGACATGATCCGCGCCGGACGCGCGGACGTCGTGATCGCGGGCGGCACCGAGGCCACGATCCACCCCATGCCGATCGCGGCGTTCGCCGCGTCGCGCACGCTCTCGCTGCGCAACGACGACCCGCAGGGTGCGTCGCGTCCGTACGACGTGGACCGGGACGGGTTCGTGATCGGCGAGGGCGCGGGCGTCGTCGTCCTCGAGAGCGCCGAGCACGCCGCTGCACGCGGCGCCCGGGTCTACGCGCGCATCGCCGGCGTCGGCCTGTCCGCCGACGGCTACCACATCACGTCTCCCGAGCCGAGCGGTGACGGCCAGATCCGGGCGATGCGCGCCGCGCTCGCCGAGTCGGGCGTGGCCGCGTCCGACGTGGTGCACGTCAACGCGCACGCGACCTCGACCGTGGTCGGGGACCTCATCGAGGCACGGTCCGTCCGCGGCGTGCTGGGCGATGACAGCGACCACGTCGCGCTCTCCGCGACCAAGTCCATGACGGGGCACCTGCTCGGCGGGGCCGGTGCGCTCGAGACGATCTTCACGGTGCTCGCGCTGCACGAGCGTCAGGCGCCGCCGACGATCAACGTCGCGCAGCCCGATCCGGAGCTGGTCCTCGACCTGGTCCGGGACACCCCGCGCGCGCTGCCCGCGGGTGACGTCGCGGCCATCAACAACTCGTTCGGCTTCGGCGGGCACAACGTCGCGCTGGTCGTGACGTCCGCCTGA
- a CDS encoding ACP S-malonyltransferase: MLVVVCPGQGAQSPGMLAPWLELPTVADSIGRASTTTGIDLVAHGTTSDADTIRDTAVAQPLLVASALASLRAVLDLTPDAPLAAAAAATVDVTAGHSVGELAAAAVAGVLTEDEALRLVAVRGAAMARAAAATPTGMSAVLGGDPDEVLAALDAHGLVPANVNGGGQVVAAGTLEALAALGAQPPAKARVIALQVAGAFHTEHMAPAVAELAAAARGVAPGDPTLRLLTNSDGSVVPTGARALELLVAQVAHPVRWDLCCTSLLDLGVTGLLELAPGGVLTGLARRTLPGVETVAVKTPADLDAARDLVRRHGRPAAGTTPSASSQEQSS; encoded by the coding sequence GTGCTCGTCGTCGTCTGCCCAGGCCAGGGCGCCCAGTCCCCCGGCATGCTCGCCCCGTGGCTCGAGCTGCCGACCGTCGCCGACTCGATCGGCCGGGCGTCCACGACGACCGGCATCGACCTGGTCGCGCACGGCACCACGTCCGACGCGGACACGATCCGCGACACGGCGGTGGCGCAGCCGCTCCTGGTGGCCTCCGCGCTCGCGAGCCTGCGCGCCGTGCTCGACCTCACGCCCGACGCGCCGCTCGCCGCGGCCGCCGCGGCGACCGTGGACGTGACCGCCGGCCACTCCGTCGGGGAGCTCGCCGCGGCCGCGGTGGCCGGGGTCCTCACCGAGGACGAGGCGCTGCGCCTGGTCGCGGTGCGCGGCGCCGCGATGGCGCGGGCCGCGGCCGCGACGCCCACGGGCATGAGCGCGGTGCTCGGCGGCGACCCCGACGAGGTGCTCGCGGCGCTCGACGCGCACGGCCTGGTGCCCGCCAACGTCAACGGCGGCGGTCAGGTGGTCGCTGCGGGGACCCTCGAGGCGCTCGCCGCCCTCGGCGCGCAGCCGCCCGCGAAGGCGCGTGTGATCGCGCTCCAGGTCGCGGGCGCGTTCCACACCGAGCACATGGCCCCCGCGGTCGCCGAGCTCGCTGCGGCCGCGCGCGGCGTCGCCCCGGGCGACCCGACGCTCCGTCTGCTCACCAACTCCGACGGCTCGGTGGTGCCCACGGGCGCGCGTGCGCTCGAGCTGCTCGTCGCGCAGGTCGCGCACCCCGTCAGGTGGGACCTGTGCTGCACGTCGCTGCTGGACCTGGGCGTGACGGGCCTGCTGGAGCTCGCGCCGGGCGGTGTCCTGACCGGTCTGGCCCGGCGTACGCTGCCCGGGGTCGAGACGGTCGCCGTCAAGACCCCCGCCGACCTGGATGCCGCGCGCGACCTCGTGCGCCGCCACGGCCGCCCAGCCGCCGGCACCACCCCGTCCGCGAGCAGCCAGGAGCAGTCGTCGTGA
- a CDS encoding DUF3145 domain-containing protein, with the protein MAGAITRGVLFVHSAPRALCPHIEWAAGNVLGQHVSLDWTEQPAGPAFYRAELSWQGACGTGARLASALRGWAHLRYEVTEEASHGVDGSRWSHTPDLGIFHAQTDVHGNVVVPEDRIRAALEHAADPQRLRDELDLALGQAWDDELEPFRYAGAGAPVRWLHRVG; encoded by the coding sequence ATGGCTGGTGCGATCACCCGCGGTGTGCTTTTCGTGCACTCTGCACCCCGCGCACTGTGCCCCCACATCGAGTGGGCGGCAGGCAACGTGCTGGGTCAGCACGTGAGCCTCGACTGGACCGAGCAGCCCGCCGGGCCGGCGTTCTACCGCGCCGAGCTCTCCTGGCAGGGTGCCTGCGGGACCGGTGCGCGGCTCGCGTCCGCGCTGCGCGGCTGGGCCCACCTGCGGTACGAGGTGACCGAGGAGGCGAGCCACGGCGTCGACGGCTCACGGTGGAGCCACACGCCCGACCTGGGCATCTTCCACGCTCAGACCGACGTGCACGGGAACGTGGTCGTGCCCGAGGACCGGATCCGAGCCGCGCTCGAGCACGCCGCCGACCCGCAGCGGCTGCGCGACGAGCTGGACCTGGCGCTCGGGCAGGCGTGGGACGACGAGCTCGAGCCGTTCCGCTACGCGGGTGCGGGAGCGCCCGTGCGCTGGCTGCACCGCGTCGGCTGA